From Streptomonospora salina, the proteins below share one genomic window:
- a CDS encoding helix-turn-helix domain-containing protein, translating into MPDHNPRSSPAPGLDDTERPRKRPMGAMRGLGFIPSLWITTALKRGLIPSSRAHTVLAILADAVDADGRWCWLRITTIAARSGGTLSTSTVKRALADLEQARLIRRLPKSAVHAFFADDLAAGRRTGDRLPDVIELLIPASAFPTQTVEEINAVRAELGECPLTPTTRPDHASTNMGHAAEHPGRDAGSDRSPDLCPEDPHPQTTSPTGPPSSTGTIPERSARIPEPRLPDPPARGTSADPAPSEAALHALRLVPDAALAFPNADRRRLALRLDSLAAQGVSWDDLKATVAAADTATRPYAALMARLAGPASAHAWLARAPKRAEKPTGEPDSPAPEREISAVCPSHPSIRPLASGCPLCAAAAPGRSTAHPAPGSAGSVRHTGTEDAHQAAGPHGLDAPNRRRVGLSPGARAAADSARAHLAELKAAV; encoded by the coding sequence ATGCCCGATCATAACCCCCGCTCATCCCCCGCTCCCGGCCTCGACGACACCGAACGTCCCCGCAAGCGCCCCATGGGAGCCATGCGCGGACTCGGATTCATCCCCAGCCTGTGGATCACCACTGCTCTGAAGCGAGGCTTGATCCCCTCCTCGCGTGCCCACACCGTGCTGGCGATCCTGGCCGACGCCGTCGACGCCGATGGGCGCTGGTGCTGGCTGCGTATCACGACCATCGCCGCCCGATCAGGTGGCACGCTGAGCACATCCACCGTCAAGCGGGCGCTGGCCGATCTGGAGCAGGCCCGCCTCATCCGCCGGCTTCCCAAGTCCGCGGTGCATGCCTTTTTCGCCGACGACCTCGCCGCGGGGCGGCGCACCGGCGACCGCCTACCGGACGTCATCGAGCTTCTCATTCCTGCGTCGGCGTTCCCGACGCAGACGGTGGAAGAGATCAACGCGGTGCGCGCTGAACTCGGCGAGTGCCCACTGACTCCCACCACCCGGCCCGATCACGCGAGCACCAACATGGGCCACGCGGCGGAGCATCCTGGTCGCGACGCCGGGTCAGATCGGTCCCCAGACCTGTGCCCTGAAGACCCTCACCCTCAGACCACTTCTCCGACCGGCCCGCCCAGCTCCACCGGGACCATCCCTGAGCGCTCAGCGCGTATCCCCGAGCCCCGTCTACCGGACCCGCCGGCCCGCGGGACCAGCGCGGATCCGGCGCCGTCCGAGGCCGCGCTGCACGCTCTGCGGCTGGTCCCCGACGCCGCCCTGGCCTTCCCGAACGCCGACCGCCGTCGCTTGGCGCTGCGGTTGGACTCGCTGGCGGCACAAGGCGTGTCGTGGGACGACCTCAAGGCGACTGTCGCCGCCGCCGACACCGCCACCCGCCCCTACGCCGCCCTCATGGCCAGGCTTGCCGGTCCGGCGTCTGCGCACGCCTGGCTTGCCCGAGCGCCCAAGAGGGCCGAGAAACCGACCGGAGAGCCCGACTCACCCGCGCCGGAGCGGGAGATCTCGGCCGTCTGCCCCTCGCACCCGAGCATCCGCCCGCTGGCGAGCGGATGCCCGCTCTGCGCGGCAGCTGCTCCGGGCCGTTCCACGGCTCATCCGGCTCCTGGGAGCGCCGGAAGTGTCCGCCATACGGGTACTGAGGACGCGCACCAGGCAGCAGGGCCGCATGGGCTCGACGCGCCGAATCGGCGACGTGTCGGGCTGTCACCAGGAGCCCGCGCCGCCGCGGATTCCGCCCGTGCCCACTTGGCAGAGCTCAAGGCAGCAGTTTGA
- the cas7g gene encoding type I-G CRISPR-associated RAMP protein Csb1/Cas7g → MSEGLVQTLLDAVDEKRTVAGIATQARYRPPEGEKVFPPTFPIDGTNAPAPALVGRRLTDEQGRQFMVVREQSAHETGRSPDDKVQYLIEPRRIDDEMREIVVLDQVPSQANRMEAALLAARDAGRIRIPLFELTMTASDELSVRLTSLEFPHRFADAYLRDSLLDGVVFDRTPVGQRLRSATSHDVRPLFEYSPESLIFGAWDSHRKGRGVKIARSYSSSMIGMDPQLGKRRSGRTDPNNLTGAVKPGHNGADWTFTSSGEKKKGERLSEVGHGNIAPGFDHGGVVISSAQRSGWLSLAGLAQLRFGDATSEAAHLARATLAALALAADRLAFDTVSLRLRSGCDLVRTEDQVALDAGNHREPLDVDTASAIAAFHELAERAGQAGIPIATETVSLTPHTALAQAIDYALTRAETSEAE, encoded by the coding sequence ATGTCCGAGGGACTCGTGCAGACACTGCTGGACGCAGTGGACGAAAAACGCACGGTGGCAGGAATCGCGACCCAGGCCCGGTATCGCCCCCCGGAAGGGGAGAAGGTGTTCCCGCCGACCTTCCCCATCGACGGGACCAATGCGCCGGCGCCCGCCCTGGTGGGCCGGCGCCTTACCGATGAGCAGGGACGCCAGTTCATGGTGGTGCGCGAGCAGAGCGCGCACGAAACCGGCCGCAGCCCGGATGACAAGGTGCAGTACCTGATCGAGCCGCGGCGCATCGACGATGAGATGCGGGAGATCGTGGTGCTGGACCAGGTACCCAGCCAGGCCAACAGGATGGAAGCGGCACTCCTGGCGGCTCGCGACGCCGGACGGATCCGGATTCCGCTGTTCGAGCTGACCATGACCGCCTCCGACGAACTCTCGGTGCGGTTGACATCCCTGGAGTTCCCGCACCGCTTTGCCGACGCTTACCTACGCGACAGCCTGCTGGACGGCGTGGTCTTCGACCGGACGCCGGTGGGCCAGCGGCTGCGCTCGGCCACCTCTCACGACGTACGCCCGCTCTTCGAGTACTCGCCGGAATCGCTGATCTTCGGGGCGTGGGACTCCCATCGCAAGGGCCGCGGGGTGAAAATCGCCCGCTCCTACTCCTCCTCCATGATCGGGATGGACCCCCAACTCGGGAAGCGCCGATCGGGCCGGACGGATCCCAACAACCTGACCGGTGCGGTCAAGCCCGGCCACAACGGCGCCGACTGGACCTTCACCTCCTCCGGGGAGAAGAAGAAGGGAGAGCGGCTCAGCGAGGTCGGCCACGGCAACATCGCGCCCGGCTTCGACCACGGCGGAGTGGTGATCAGCAGCGCCCAGCGCAGCGGGTGGCTGTCGCTGGCCGGTCTGGCCCAGCTGCGCTTCGGCGACGCCACCTCGGAGGCCGCCCACCTCGCCCGCGCCACATTGGCGGCGCTGGCGCTGGCAGCCGACCGGTTGGCCTTCGACACGGTTTCGCTGCGGCTGCGCTCGGGCTGCGACCTGGTGCGCACCGAGGACCAGGTGGCGCTGGATGCCGGCAACCACCGCGAACCCCTGGACGTCGATACAGCCTCGGCGATCGCGGCCTTCCACGAGCTGGCCGAGCGCGCCGGGCAGGCCGGCATCCCGATAGCCACCGAAACCGTGTCCCTCACCCCGCATACCGCGTTGGCGCAGGCCATCGACTATGCCCTGACACGGGCCGAGACCAGCGAGGCGGAGTAG
- the csb2 gene encoding type I-G CRISPR-associated protein Csb2, translating into MAVAIEARLLSGRYEAATQRGDRVEWPPHPARVFCALVGAARSHAEREALEWLEAQPPPQVWAPELEGDSAVTTYVVTNKKSPKGGHQNWPGRTATERTRVTGIPTDDTFALVWGEAEPPEGVVAALGEAAWRVPYLGRASNPAALRVHTAPTRRDGWAIYRPTRLDAVNAIALRVCYPGYLQALDAAFDEGRRAWEESRTLPYTRESDDDPAPEAPTAAGPFARILAFSLPGGTVRPEGIDLLRATNTLRATVLSRIGDAAAGQITGHTDPGRGHVGYIGLVDVGHANARGHLLGMGVLLPEDLDTDAAVQLRHALTGEEGVRVKMGRAGHLDLTYEPWPSTPRRLTPGYWSAGAGGACCWSSATPLMLDRYIRPSTDRAAEVARCLVTAGYPEPVRVEVGDAPLLAGAPHRMNPKTFPQNRPRRKMLHARITFPHPVRGPVAAGSLRYLGLGLFAPAPAHHHTHDDEDAQLREAAHDVGR; encoded by the coding sequence ATGGCAGTCGCAATCGAAGCCCGGCTGCTTTCGGGCCGCTATGAAGCCGCGACCCAGCGCGGCGATCGGGTCGAGTGGCCGCCGCATCCGGCGCGGGTGTTCTGCGCGCTGGTGGGCGCCGCCCGCTCCCACGCCGAGCGAGAAGCCCTGGAGTGGTTGGAAGCCCAGCCGCCCCCGCAGGTGTGGGCGCCCGAGTTGGAGGGCGACTCGGCGGTGACGACCTATGTGGTCACCAACAAGAAGAGCCCGAAGGGCGGCCATCAGAACTGGCCGGGCCGCACCGCCACCGAACGCACCCGGGTGACCGGCATCCCCACCGACGACACTTTCGCGCTGGTGTGGGGTGAAGCCGAACCTCCCGAGGGGGTCGTGGCAGCGCTGGGCGAGGCGGCATGGCGGGTGCCCTACCTGGGGCGGGCCTCCAACCCGGCGGCGCTGCGCGTGCACACCGCCCCCACCCGCCGGGACGGGTGGGCCATCTACCGGCCAACCAGGTTGGACGCGGTCAACGCGATCGCGCTGCGGGTGTGCTATCCGGGCTATCTGCAGGCATTGGACGCGGCCTTCGACGAAGGGCGGCGCGCGTGGGAGGAGTCGCGCACCCTGCCCTACACGCGCGAGAGCGACGACGACCCCGCCCCTGAGGCGCCGACGGCAGCAGGACCCTTTGCCCGGATCCTGGCCTTCTCCCTACCGGGCGGCACCGTGCGCCCCGAGGGCATCGACCTGCTGCGCGCCACGAACACACTGCGCGCGACCGTCCTCAGCCGCATCGGCGACGCCGCAGCCGGCCAGATCACCGGCCACACCGATCCGGGCCGCGGCCACGTGGGCTACATCGGCCTGGTCGACGTGGGCCACGCAAATGCCCGCGGCCACCTGCTCGGGATGGGCGTGCTCCTGCCCGAGGACCTGGACACCGATGCGGCGGTCCAGTTGCGCCACGCGCTCACCGGCGAGGAGGGAGTGCGGGTGAAGATGGGACGGGCCGGCCACCTCGACCTCACCTACGAGCCCTGGCCTTCAACCCCGCGCCGGCTCACCCCCGGCTACTGGTCGGCCGGCGCGGGCGGGGCCTGCTGCTGGTCCAGCGCCACCCCGCTGATGCTGGACCGCTACATCCGCCCCAGCACCGACCGGGCGGCCGAGGTCGCCCGGTGCCTGGTCACCGCGGGCTACCCGGAACCGGTCCGGGTAGAGGTCGGCGACGCGCCCCTGCTGGCCGGGGCGCCGCACCGCATGAACCCCAAGACGTTCCCGCAGAACCGGCCGCGCCGCAAGATGCTGCACGCCCGCATCACCTTCCCCCACCCTGTTCGCGGTCCGGTAGCTGCCGGGTCGCTGCGCTACCTCGGCTTGGGCCTGTTCGCCCCGGCCCCCGCCCACCACCACACCCACGACGACGAAGATGCACAACTGCGGGAGGCTGCGCATGACGTGGGACGCTGA
- the cas3g gene encoding type I-G CRISPR-associated helicase/endonuclease Cas3g — MTWDAEGFARFFADVHGFAPLPWQHALADHVLQGEDWPQEIDVPTGLGKTALIDIALFASAAGAPAARRRVFFVVDRRLVVDQAHTHARTIADALAAPGSEAVAAVARALRPAEGEDGPVVEVGRMRGGTTWSWRWVERPDAHAVIAGTVDQIGSRLLMRGYGLSANLAPIDAALVGTDSLIVCDEAHLAEPFLTTLQAASEFAGGPGRLHRPTVVAMSATTNGMERTRHTITAADENHPVAAARLHAPRRLHLIHPKATPAQAPRAVVAQMAAWARHLADEPDSGRVVLSVCNTVARSRAVFDALATAGVPAEQRILLTGRTRPLDRDHLLARTADKFLLGQRSYASAPPFHIVSTQTIEVGANLDADHLVTESTSISALIQRLGRIGRAPDQRPNGGATASVFRAVVVHDPATTDDDPVYGPARPAAWEVLCRYATPARPTPKTSPSADLMGDHIVASPVALQRMLADLSPEARARLAPPAPLVPRVWETTLQAWSNTGPRPHPDPPVAPYLHGLETREPDVQILWRADLTPAHLRQARTDGSRVAPAPETVQQRLQALPPAAEEMLSLPAPALRRWANGNPPADVADVDTAHDPAEPDTQNATMRVVRYRGREDIAVIPASAIRPGDTVVLPTSAGGCDAYGWNPDSRAPVIDIGDLALRRHRPHLRIHPALPTVLQPAPGEPATDPGPPEADALERIRPLLEILQERDPDAAVRGADFAHALTPPPAVDAEPLFATRARRLLQVLTDLAAAGPRRLNAALLPESEGAAGAVVLSTAGAGAGDDDTSSASTAPAPVELDEHQHAVADQAAAFARALGLDDHTVHALWLAGRHHDEGKRDPRFQAMLRGLPADALDGLPALAKSGFNPADRTAYRQALARSGYPPGLRHEALSARIAAALLDQHGYDVDRDLVLHLIATHHGRARPLITPVLDPEPPAIPLPTGLEAITAANGLDRNQPDRFARLQQRYGPWHLCLLEAVVRMADIWCSAGHTLTTQTAPTIPRSRPPAPARPQPEHTVTLPALDGRDPLGFLAALGLLRLLTDHTDQTAALAFDPATATAHLTSPLPSLEAIAQQLHTLVTELGVDRLLPDAPPHWPPQQASDSAADPLRVPHDRVPAFIEDALAMADATVEQAAVRRWLPTILTELASDTHRPPRAALTPYMAPAGKQTVVTFFKAPLLEVRNRPRLLEEALRAWRRVEGTTGEYLDHRAIRMAGDTPLGKAAHASVPGATWLATHALPLLRLTGDARGASATLWHRIRRRRIMAWPIWEPSLDAHAVQALLAHPHLRPDLDLTGTEPVVTANRHRIAPLEVITLGAAQRRPIGVKNAGVLAPIPVQLR; from the coding sequence ATGACGTGGGACGCTGAGGGCTTCGCCCGCTTCTTCGCCGACGTGCACGGCTTCGCGCCGCTGCCCTGGCAACACGCCCTGGCCGATCATGTGCTGCAGGGCGAGGACTGGCCGCAGGAGATCGACGTGCCCACCGGGCTGGGCAAGACCGCGCTGATCGACATCGCCCTGTTCGCCTCCGCCGCCGGAGCGCCGGCGGCCCGGCGGCGGGTGTTCTTCGTCGTCGACCGGCGCCTGGTGGTCGACCAGGCCCACACCCACGCCCGCACCATCGCCGACGCTCTCGCCGCGCCCGGGAGCGAGGCCGTGGCGGCCGTCGCCCGAGCGCTGCGCCCCGCCGAGGGAGAGGACGGGCCGGTGGTGGAGGTCGGGCGGATGCGCGGCGGCACCACCTGGTCCTGGCGGTGGGTGGAGCGGCCCGATGCCCACGCCGTCATCGCCGGCACCGTCGACCAGATCGGCTCCCGGCTGCTGATGCGCGGCTACGGACTCAGCGCCAACCTGGCGCCGATCGACGCGGCCCTGGTGGGCACCGACAGCCTCATCGTCTGCGACGAGGCCCACCTGGCCGAACCGTTCCTCACCACCCTGCAGGCCGCCTCCGAGTTCGCCGGCGGGCCGGGGCGGCTGCACCGCCCCACGGTGGTGGCCATGTCGGCCACGACCAACGGCATGGAGCGCACTCGCCACACCATCACCGCCGCCGACGAGAACCACCCGGTGGCGGCGGCCCGGCTGCACGCGCCCCGCCGACTCCACCTCATCCACCCCAAAGCCACCCCGGCCCAAGCCCCGCGGGCCGTCGTGGCCCAAATGGCCGCCTGGGCCCGGCACCTGGCCGACGAGCCCGACAGCGGCCGGGTGGTACTGAGCGTGTGCAACACCGTGGCCCGCTCCCGCGCCGTCTTCGACGCCCTGGCCACCGCCGGTGTACCCGCCGAACAGCGGATCCTATTGACCGGGCGGACGCGCCCGCTGGACCGCGACCACCTGCTCGCCCGCACCGCCGACAAGTTCTTGCTGGGTCAACGAAGCTATGCGTCGGCCCCGCCATTTCACATTGTCAGCACGCAGACGATCGAGGTCGGAGCTAACCTCGACGCCGACCACCTGGTGACCGAGTCGACCTCGATATCGGCGCTGATCCAGCGGTTGGGCCGCATCGGCCGCGCCCCCGACCAGCGGCCCAACGGGGGAGCAACGGCTTCGGTGTTTCGCGCGGTGGTGGTGCATGACCCCGCCACCACCGACGACGACCCCGTCTACGGGCCCGCCCGCCCAGCCGCCTGGGAAGTGCTCTGCCGCTACGCCACCCCGGCCCGCCCCACCCCCAAAACCAGCCCCAGCGCCGACCTGATGGGCGACCACATCGTCGCCTCCCCCGTCGCGCTGCAACGCATGCTGGCCGACCTCAGCCCTGAGGCACGAGCGCGCCTGGCGCCGCCCGCCCCGCTCGTACCTCGCGTGTGGGAGACCACCCTGCAGGCGTGGTCCAACACCGGACCGCGCCCGCACCCCGACCCGCCGGTTGCGCCCTACCTCCACGGGCTCGAGACCCGCGAGCCGGACGTACAGATCCTCTGGCGCGCCGACCTCACCCCCGCGCACCTGCGCCAGGCCCGCACCGACGGCAGCCGCGTCGCCCCCGCTCCCGAGACGGTACAGCAGCGGCTGCAGGCCCTCCCACCGGCCGCCGAGGAGATGCTCAGCCTGCCCGCCCCGGCCCTGCGCCGCTGGGCCAACGGCAACCCGCCCGCCGACGTGGCCGACGTCGACACCGCCCACGACCCCGCCGAGCCCGACACCCAGAACGCGACGATGCGAGTGGTGCGCTACCGCGGACGCGAGGACATCGCGGTCATCCCCGCCTCGGCAATCCGCCCCGGCGACACCGTCGTCCTGCCCACATCCGCGGGCGGATGCGACGCCTACGGGTGGAACCCCGACTCCCGCGCCCCCGTGATCGACATCGGCGACCTGGCCCTGCGCCGCCATCGCCCCCACCTGCGCATCCACCCGGCCCTGCCCACCGTGCTGCAACCGGCACCCGGAGAACCGGCCACAGACCCCGGCCCCCCGGAGGCCGACGCGCTTGAGCGCATCCGTCCCCTGCTGGAGATCCTGCAGGAGCGCGACCCCGACGCCGCCGTGCGCGGGGCCGACTTCGCCCACGCCCTCACACCGCCCCCCGCTGTGGACGCCGAACCGCTGTTCGCCACCCGCGCCCGGCGCCTGCTGCAGGTGCTGACCGACCTCGCCGCTGCCGGCCCCCGCCGCCTCAACGCCGCCCTCCTTCCCGAATCTGAGGGTGCAGCCGGGGCGGTGGTGCTCTCGACAGCCGGGGCCGGCGCCGGCGACGACGACACCTCCTCGGCCTCCACCGCCCCGGCCCCCGTCGAGCTCGACGAACACCAGCACGCGGTGGCCGACCAGGCCGCCGCCTTCGCCCGCGCCCTCGGCCTCGACGACCACACGGTCCACGCCCTCTGGCTGGCCGGGCGCCACCATGACGAGGGAAAGCGCGACCCCCGGTTCCAAGCCATGCTGCGCGGGCTGCCCGCCGACGCCCTGGACGGGCTGCCCGCATTGGCCAAGTCCGGCTTCAACCCCGCCGACCGCACCGCCTACCGCCAGGCGCTGGCCCGTTCGGGCTACCCGCCCGGGCTGCGCCATGAGGCCCTGTCGGCGCGCATCGCCGCCGCCCTGCTCGACCAACACGGCTACGACGTCGACCGCGACCTCGTGCTGCACCTGATCGCCACCCACCACGGCCGCGCCCGCCCGCTGATCACCCCCGTGCTCGACCCCGAACCGCCCGCGATCCCGCTGCCTACCGGGCTGGAGGCCATCACCGCGGCCAACGGGCTCGACCGGAACCAGCCGGACCGCTTCGCCCGGCTCCAGCAGCGCTACGGGCCCTGGCACCTGTGCCTACTGGAAGCGGTGGTGCGCATGGCCGACATCTGGTGCTCGGCCGGACACACCCTCACCACCCAAACCGCCCCCACCATCCCCCGAAGCCGGCCCCCCGCGCCCGCCCGGCCGCAGCCGGAACACACCGTGACCCTGCCCGCCCTGGACGGACGCGACCCCCTCGGGTTCCTCGCTGCCCTGGGGCTGCTGCGCCTGCTCACCGACCACACCGACCAAACGGCCGCGCTCGCCTTCGACCCCGCCACCGCCACCGCGCACCTCACCAGCCCGCTGCCGAGCCTGGAGGCCATTGCCCAGCAACTGCACACCCTCGTCACCGAGCTCGGCGTGGACCGGCTGCTGCCCGACGCCCCGCCCCACTGGCCACCCCAGCAGGCTTCAGACAGTGCCGCCGACCCCCTGCGGGTGCCTCACGATCGTGTGCCAGCCTTCATCGAAGACGCACTGGCAATGGCTGACGCGACCGTCGAGCAGGCGGCAGTGCGGCGATGGCTGCCGACCATCCTCACCGAGCTAGCCTCCGACACCCACAGGCCGCCTCGCGCCGCCCTAACTCCCTACATGGCGCCTGCAGGAAAGCAGACCGTTGTCACGTTCTTCAAAGCACCGCTCCTCGAGGTTCGCAACCGTCCCCGTCTGCTTGAGGAAGCGCTGCGGGCGTGGCGGCGTGTGGAGGGCACCACGGGGGAGTACCTCGACCACCGCGCCATTCGCATGGCCGGCGATACGCCCCTCGGCAAGGCGGCCCATGCCTCGGTGCCCGGCGCAACCTGGCTGGCCACCCACGCTCTACCCCTGCTGCGTCTGACCGGCGACGCGCGCGGCGCCTCCGCCACCTTGTGGCACCGCATCCGCCGTCGGCGCATCATGGCGTGGCCGATCTGGGAGCCGTCGCTCGATGCCCATGCCGTCCAGGCACTACTGGCCCACCCCCATCTGCGCCCCGACCTCGACCTGACCGGCACCGAACCTGTAGTGACCGCCAATCGCCACCGCATCGCGCCACTGGAGGTCATCACGCTAGGTGCGGCACAGCGTCGTCCAATCGGCGTCAAGAATGCCGGTGTCCTGGCCCCGATTCCGGTGCAACTGCGATGA
- a CDS encoding NAD(P)-dependent oxidoreductase, with translation MRSRVGLLHPGQMGAAIATRLDTEVLWCPDGRSAGTRERADQAGLHSASITDLAECDVILSVVDPAAAEDVAAALMTAGFRDGLYIDANAIRPDRAQTLADDVGKVGADMIDACIVGPPPRDGARTRMFLSGPPDSRHRAAELLGTAVEITELDDVPGRASALKLSHTVAQKATRTLGALAHAMATQHGVDDHLTSLAAAAPHPAANPEQLPGVAARAWRWHPELDDTARALTDAGLPGEALDDIADILRLWTPLKDDPTADLDTVLGLLSAGPPPPEGDA, from the coding sequence ATGCGTTCCCGCGTCGGACTACTCCACCCCGGCCAGATGGGAGCGGCCATCGCCACCCGCCTCGACACCGAGGTGCTGTGGTGCCCCGACGGGCGCAGCGCCGGCACCCGCGAACGCGCCGATCAGGCCGGGTTGCACTCGGCGTCGATCACTGATCTGGCCGAATGCGACGTCATCCTGTCCGTCGTCGACCCGGCCGCCGCCGAGGACGTCGCCGCCGCGCTTATGACAGCGGGTTTCCGGGACGGGCTCTACATCGACGCCAATGCGATACGCCCCGACCGGGCACAGACCCTGGCCGACGACGTGGGCAAGGTCGGTGCCGACATGATCGACGCCTGCATCGTCGGCCCTCCGCCCCGCGACGGCGCTCGCACACGCATGTTCCTCTCCGGTCCACCGGACTCCCGCCACAGGGCGGCCGAGCTCCTCGGCACCGCCGTGGAGATCACCGAGCTCGACGATGTGCCGGGACGGGCGTCGGCGCTGAAGCTGTCGCACACCGTCGCGCAGAAGGCGACACGCACGCTGGGGGCACTGGCGCACGCCATGGCCACCCAGCACGGTGTGGACGACCATCTGACGTCGCTCGCCGCCGCCGCGCCGCACCCGGCCGCGAACCCGGAACAGCTCCCCGGCGTCGCGGCGCGCGCATGGCGCTGGCACCCCGAACTGGACGACACCGCGCGGGCCCTCACCGACGCCGGCCTGCCAGGCGAAGCCCTGGACGACATCGCCGACATCCTGCGCCTGTGGACGCCGCTCAAGGACGATCCCACTGCCGACCTGGACACGGTGCTCGGCCTCCTGAGCGCCGGCCCGCCTCCGCCCGAAGGCGACGCCTGA
- a CDS encoding HAD family hydrolase: MIRSVVFDVGETLLDDTAEWGRWADWIGVPRHTFSSVLGAVTAAGRNNAETFEYFRPDFDLARERERREQAGLGEHITESDLYDDVRPALKALRGCGLWVGIAGNQTAHAAELLRALELPADAIATSGQWGIAKPDPGFFAKVQEFAPGAAHEILYVGDHRDNDLRPAREAGLQAALIRRGPWGYLWGREPDVQAEATWVIDSLQELPGLASTAG, encoded by the coding sequence ATGATTCGTTCCGTCGTCTTCGACGTGGGAGAGACCCTTCTCGACGACACCGCCGAGTGGGGGCGGTGGGCCGATTGGATCGGCGTACCCCGCCATACCTTCTCCTCCGTTCTGGGGGCGGTAACCGCGGCCGGCAGGAACAACGCGGAGACCTTCGAGTACTTCCGCCCCGACTTCGACCTGGCCCGCGAACGTGAACGCCGAGAGCAGGCCGGACTGGGTGAGCACATCACCGAGTCTGACCTGTACGACGACGTCCGTCCCGCGCTCAAGGCACTGCGCGGTTGCGGCCTGTGGGTGGGGATCGCCGGCAACCAGACGGCACACGCAGCAGAGCTGCTGCGAGCCCTGGAGCTTCCCGCCGATGCCATCGCCACGTCAGGGCAATGGGGCATCGCCAAGCCCGACCCCGGTTTCTTCGCCAAGGTCCAGGAGTTCGCGCCCGGGGCCGCACACGAGATCCTCTATGTCGGTGACCACCGCGACAACGACCTTCGTCCCGCTCGGGAAGCCGGGTTGCAGGCCGCGCTGATTCGACGCGGGCCCTGGGGATACCTCTGGGGCCGCGAGCCGGACGTCCAGGCGGAGGCGACCTGGGTGATCGACTCGCTGCAGGAGCTTCCCGGCCTCGCCTCGACTGCTGGCTAG